A window from Scheffersomyces stipitis CBS 6054 chromosome 7, complete sequence encodes these proteins:
- a CDS encoding predicted protein (go_function hydrolase activity, acting on carbon-nitrogen (but not peptide) bonds, in linear amides~go_component Golgi membrane; endoplasmic reticulum membrane; integral to membrane~go_process ceramide metabolism), which yields MLPFAVPYPPEQEDGFWGIPTSTIDWCEENYVVSVYIAEALNTITNSVFIALAGFAIYHAYSNKLEPRFIFTALGFLLVGVGSWLFHMTLRYHFQLLDELPMIYATCIPFWSVFSEFRTKRESVYVAIGIFTAANTLTVIYLYFKDPTIHQAGYAMLNAFIIFKSLHLTSLHVHDNLAKKQLYRTMFFGVSIFLLGYFLWNMDIHFCDYVRGKRREWGMPYGFVLEGHGWWHILTGTGIYYYLVYEEYLRCFLTGTEKFFTFKWVAGLPIVSCVDAVGLEKYKANQHLKQLDAEVKKDI from the coding sequence ATGCTTCCGTTCGCTGTTCCTTACCCTCCTGAACAGGAAGATGGATTCTGGGGAATCCCCACCTCCACTATAGATTGGTGCGAAGAGAACTATGTGGTTTCTGTGTATATTGCCGAAGCTCTCAATACTATCACCAACTCTGTGTTTATTGCGCTTGCGGGATTTGCCATATACCATGCTTATTCCAATAAGCTTGAGCCACGGTTCATCTTCACAGCCTTGGGCTTCTTGCTTGTCGGGGTTGGTTCCTGGCTTTTCCACATGACCTTGAGATACCACTTCCAGTTGCTAGACGAATTGCCCATGATATACGCTACATGTATTCCGTTTTGGTCTGTATTTAGTGAGTTCCGTACAAAGAGAGAATCGGTTTATGTAGCCATTGGCATCTTTACTGCAGCCAACACCTTGACTGTGATTTATTTGTACTTCAAAGATCCCACGATCCACCAAGCTGGTTACGCAATGCTTAACGCCTTCATAatcttcaagtcgttgCATTTAACATCACTCCATGTCCACgacaacttggccaaaaaACAGTTGTATCGAACCATGTTCTTTGGAGTGAGCATCTTCCTATTGGGCTACTTCTTGTGGAACATGGATATCCACTTCTGCGATTACGTCAGaggaaagagaagagaatggGGTATGCCATACGGTTTTGTGCTCGAAGGCCATGGCTGGTGGCACATCCTTACTGGAACAGGTATCTATTACTACTTGGTATACGAAGAATACTTGAGATGCTTCTTGACGGggactgaaaaattcttcaccttcaaaTGGGTAGCAGGATTGCCAATCGTCTCATGCGTAGACGCTGTGGGCCTTGAGAAGTACAAAGCGAATCAGCATCTTAAACAGCTCGACGCTGAAGTGAAGAAGGACATCTAA
- a CDS encoding predicted protein (go_function damaged DNA binding; ATP binding; DNA binding~go_process mismatch repair; DNA repair; DNA metabolism), producing the protein MSSTRPDLRFTDTVDERSFYRKYAGLSTKDASTIRFIDHNNKDYFTALDEDADLVAENIYKTQSVLKYNNSNKNRYVTISPQVFLNNVLKFCIIDRHMKVEIYHNKTFQLLSTATPGNLEALANEYGVNLEGMFQDCSTPMVASIKFQQTGSARKVGVCVIDTSNSTIQVSEFEDNDLFSNLESLLLQLGVKEVVLPSNYSAKDENTESIKLFQVLDKIGYLVVSSVKSSFFTTKDIEQDLRKLVSSENQKDDDDVNVDLLLASKGINTADFAHSLACCNALIAYLQLLSDDVQNSFTIEQYNLSSYMKLDSSTMKALNIFPSSNSGVSNALVKSSNISSIFELLNKCRTAAGSRLLSQWLKQPLTSLSMIEERLDLVNYLVDGTNFRVYANQEFLSQVPDIRRLLKKISNGLSKSTGNENKKLEDIVVLYQLVLALPAFIDMSKMVIADIEEKDSLPVANLIKKHWLEPVEKSLESLSKFQEMIETTIDLSPLESSSAYDQLHSDFNVRPEFDESLIEINDKLQASLAEIKQLHIEVADDLNMELDKKLKLEKHIQHGWCFRVTRNDSTVLRNTGNKYSQLQTVKAGVFFTTKRLTLLSQEYAEALQEYNTKQRELIKEILSISLSYQSVFMNLSLTLAHLDVLVSFANVAIVAPTVFARPKLHPLSNDIDSDQFKNRKIKLREARHPVLEVQDDINFIANDVFLSNDACDKGKPFVIITGPNMGGKSTYIRQIGVIALMAQIGSFIPANEDDFPELPIFDAILSRVGAGDSQLKGLSTFMIEMLETSSILATATQNSLIIIDELGRGTSTYDGFGLAWSISEHLIKEKSCFTLFATHFHELTQLSSKYEDKVDNLHVVAHVENKDENDDDITLMYRVEPGVSDKSFGIHVAELVKFPSKIINMAKRKASELQDMNVTEEDKFIQNKKTKCSAEEIDRGVDTLKTILKKWKDECYDPETSKSRFESGEAVNKLKQLVEGEFSGVVANDKFINEVLTAL; encoded by the coding sequence ATGTCCAGTACTCGTCCCGATCTCAGATTCACCGATACGGTAGACGAACGGCTGTTCTACCGTAAATATGCTGGCCTTTCTACCAAAGATGCCTCTACTATCAGATTCATTGaccacaacaacaaggaCTATTTCACTGCCCTCGACGAAGACGCTGATCTTGTAGCAGAGAACATTTACAAAACACAATCTGTACTCAAATataacaacagcaacaaaaACAGATACGTCACAATCCTGCCTCAGgtattcttgaacaatgtGTTGAAGTTCTGTATCATCGACAGACATATGAAGGTGGAGATATATCACAACAAAACGTTCCAATTGCTCAGCACAGCAACGCCGGGTAACTTGGAAGCTCTTGCCAACGAGTATGGTGTCAATTTGGAAGGCATGTTTCAGGACTGTTCGACTCCCATGGTGGCTAGTATTAAGTTTCAACAAACAGGAAGCGCTAGAAAAGTTGGGGTTTGCGTCATAGACACACTGAACTCGACTATTCAAGTATCTGAATTCGAAGACAACGACCTCTTCTCTAACCTTGAAAGTTTATTGTTACAATTGGGTGTAAAAGAAGTCGTGTTGCCTTCGAACTACAGTGCCAAAGATGAGAATACCGAATCAATAAAGCTCTTTCAAGTCTTGGATAAAATCGGTTACCTTGTCGTCAGCTCCGTTAAATCGTCATTCTTTACAACTAAAGATATTGAGCAGGATTTGCGCAAGTTGGTGCTGTCTGAAAACCaaaaagatgatgatgatgtcaACGTCgatttgttgttggcttcCAAAGGAATCAATACGGCCGACTTCGCCCACTCGCTTGCTTGTTGCAACGCATTAATTGCATACCTCCAGTTGTTGCTGGACGATGTACAGAATTCTTTCACTATAGAGCAGTACAATTTGAGTTCATACATGAAATTGGACTCTTCTACAATGAAGGCTTTGAATATTTTCCCATCTTCGAATTCTGGAGTTTCCAATGCTCTTGTTAAATCTTCCAATATCAGCTCGATCTTTGAGTTATTGAACAAGTGTAGAACTGCGGCAGGTTCTAGATTACTTTCTCAATGGTTGAAACAGCCCCTCACTAGCTTGTCCATGATCGAGGAAAGGCTAGATTTGGTGAACTATCTCGTGGACGGTACCAACTTCAGAGTATATGCCAACCAAGAGTTCTTATCGCAGGTACCTGATATAAGAAGACTTTTGAAAAAGATTAGCAATGGTTTGTCAAAGTCTACTGGCAACGAAAATAAGAAGTTAGAGGATATTGTCGTATTGTATCAGTTAGTATTGGCTTTGCCTGCATTCATTGACATGAGTAAAATGGTGATTGCTGATATCGAGGAAAAGGATTCATTGCCGGTAGCAAATTTGATAAAGAAGCATTGGCTCGAGCCAGTCGAGAAGAGTCTTGAATCCTTATCAAAATTCCAAGAGATGATCGAGACAACCATTGACTTATCGCCATTAGAATCAAGTTCTGCTTATGACCAATTGCATTCTGATTTCAATGTGAGACCAGAATTTGACGAGTCCCTTATTGAAATTAATGATAAATTACAAGCCAGTCTTGCTGAAATAAAACAATTACATATTGAAGTTGCTGACGACTTGAATATGGAATTggacaagaaattgaagttaGAGAAACATATACAACACGGTTGGTGTTTTAGAGTTACCAGAAATGATTCTACCGTCTTGAGAAATACCGGTAACAAATATTCTCAGCTCCAGACTGTTAAGGCTGGTGTCTTCTTTACCACCAAGAGATTAACTTTGCTATCCCAGGAATATGCAGAGgctcttcaagaatacAATACCAAACAGCGCGAGTTAATTAAGGAGATATTGTCCATTTCTTTGTCATATCAATCGGTTTTTATGAACTTGTCATTGACGCTTGCACATTTGGATGTATTAGTCAGCTTTGCTAATGTGGCAATAGTGGCACCAACCGTATTTGCAAGACCGAAGTTGCATCCATTGAGCAATGATATTGATTCGGAccaattcaagaatagaaaaatCAAGCTAAGAGAAGCCAGACATCCTGTATTGGAAGTACAAGATGACATTAATTTCATTGCCAATGATGTCTTTTTATCAAACGATGCATGTGACAAAGGGAAGCCTTTTGTTATCATAACTGGTCCAAATATGGGTGGTAAGTCAACATACATAAGACAGATTGGTGTTATTGCCTTGATGGCGCAAATTGGATCATTCATCCCTGCTAATGAAGACgattttccagaattgcCCATCTTTGATGCTATCTTATCAAGAGTGGGAGCTGGAGACTCCCAGCTTAAGGGTTTATCTACTTTCATGATCGAGATGTTGGAGACTTCGTCCATTTTGGCCACAGCAACACAAAACTCGTTGATTATCATCGATGAGTTGGGAAGAGGTACTTCTACTTACGATGGTTTTGGATTAGCTTGGTCAATTCTGGAACACCTCATTAAAGAAAAAAGCTGTTTCACGTTATTTGCAACCCATTTTCACGAATTGACTCAATTATCATCCAAATATGAGGACAAAGTTGACAACTTACATGTTGTTGCCCATgtagaaaacaaagatgaaaatgacgaTGACATCACTTTGATGTACCGTGTTGAACCAGGAGTATCCGACAAATCGTTTGGTATTCATGTTGCTGAATTGGTTAAGTTTCCATCGAAGATTATCAACATGGCGAAGAGAAAAGCTTCAGAGTTGCAAGATATGAATGTTACAGAGGAAGACAAGTTTATCCAGAACAAAAAAACGAAGTGTTCTGCCGAAGAGATTGACCGTGGAGTTGACACCTTGAAGacgatcttgaagaagtggaaagATGAATGCTATGATCCTGAGACATCCAAGAGTCGCTTTGAAAGTGGCGAGGCAGTCAACAAGCTCAAGCAATTGGTCGAAGGTGAGTTTTCAGGGGTGGTTGCGAACGATAAGTTCATAAATGAAGTTCTTACGGCATTGTGA
- a CDS encoding predicted protein gives MFGFGEDDHEKVYGDKHEGKFSHELLAGAASFEAAKLFEDKQRKEGKPVSHKFAKELLAGFAGAEVDKLVETKGLDYLDRDKAKEQATQRAVDNYDQHYGGSEQWHPDSQPPFDYQSNKYNY, from the coding sequence ATGTTTGGATTTGGCGAAGACGACCACGAAAAGGTTTACGGTGACAAGCACGAAGGCAAGTTCTCCCACGAATTGTTGGCTGGTGCTGCATCTTTCGAAGCTGCTAAGCTTTTTGAAGACAAGCAAAGAAAGGAAGGCAAGCCAGTTTCCCACAAGTTTGCCAAGGAACTTCTTGCCGGTTTTGCTGGAGCTGAAGTTGACAAGTTGGTCGAAACCAAGGGTTTGGACTACTTGGACAGAGATAAGGCTAAGGAACAAGCCACCCAAAGAGCCGTTGACAACTACGATCAACACTACGGTGGTAGCGAACAATGGCACCCAGACTCCCAGCCACCATTCGACTACCAATCGAACAAGTACAATTACTAG